The window CGGTGAGCAGCCTGCGCACGGCCTGCGGGCCCGGTTCGATGGACAGCAGTTCCGTCTGGGCGCGGGTGTTGTCCAGCACCTCCTCGGCGACCGGATGACGTTCGGCCTGGTAGGTGTCCAGCAATGTTTCCGGCGCCCAGCCGCGGACCTGGGCGGCCAGTTTCCAGCCGAGGTTGAAGGCGTCCTGAACACCGAGGTTGAGGCCCTGTCCGCCGATGGGTGGGTGGATGTGTGCCGCATCGCCGGCCAGCAGCACCCGCCCGACCCGGTAACGCTCGGCCAGCCGGGTGGCATCGCCGAAGCGGGACAACCAGCGCGGGGAGTGCACGCCGAAATCGGTTCCGGCGATGGCGCGCAGCTGTTGCTTGAAATCCTCGAGGGTGGGCGGCTGCGCGCGGTCGCTGACTCCCGCGGCGGGGACTAGGACGCTGTAGACCCCTTCGCCGAAGGGCCGGAGCCAGAATCGCTGAGGGGTCTCGCGGAGTTCGGTCGCCTTGGCGGCGATCTCCTCCTGCGGCACACCCACTTCCATCTCGCCCATCAGCGTCTCGGTCCGCGAGGGCTCGCCGGGAAAGCCGACGCCGAGCAGTTTGCGCACCGTACTGCGCCCGCCGTCACAGCCGACGAGATAGCGCGCACGCAGCAGTTCGCCGTCGGCCAGCTCGACGGTCACACCCTCGTCGTCCTGCTCGAAGCCGGCTACCGCGCAACCGTGCCGGACCTGCGCACCCATTGCGAGCGCATGCTCTTCGAGCAGGTGGACGATGACCGGCTGCGGGATGCCCAGAAGATAGGCGTGCGCGGAATCCAGGCCCTTGGGTGCGGGTTTGGGGATGGCGGCGAAGAATCCGGCGGCCGGACGCTGTCGTCCGTGTTCGAGCAGGCGATCCAGCAGTCCGCGCATCGCCATCAGCTCGAGACTGCGCATATGCAGACCGACGATGCGGACGAACGAGACCGGCTCGGTTTCCTTCTCCAGAACGAGTACCCGCACATCGTGCAGCCGTAGTTCGGCGGCCAGCATCGCGCCGGTCGGCCCGCACCCGGCAATGATCACGTCGAAGTCGCGCTCGACCGTGTCGCTCGGCGACGGCTCGGCGGTGAACTGCGAAGAGTCCATAGGTGTTGCCTTTCGGGAGTGCCTTGTTGTCGAGGCGCTCCCGGCGACACCTACGTCAATCGCCGGCCGTGACGGGAAGGAGGAGCACCCACATCGATACAGCGTTCATGGGTCTCACCTCCTCGGGCGGTGTCGCGGTCCACTGCAAGCTACAAGCCGAGCATCACCCCGTCCAACCCTTTCCCGTCGCCCGCTACTCCTCGTCCCCCCGCTCCCCCTCCGCCTGTGACGGCTCGGTCCTTGCGACGTCCGGGTGCTGCTCCTTCGCCGGACGTTCGCTCGCTTCGTCGCGTTCGCCTTCGGCCTGGGACGGCGTGCGCGAGTACCACATATCCGAGGCTCCGGATGTCATGGCGGGCCTCCTTCGTCGCTCAGCTTCCATGCTCCGCCTCGACGGGCGTGATGGCGAGACCAGGCTTGACAGCGATGCACCGGTGGAGCAAGCGGTCAGTTTCGGAGAAGCGTGCGGGGCGGCCCCGCCCTAGCGTGAAAGCACCGACGAGACGCGTCGGATCTGATCTCCCAAGGAGTACGCCATGACCGCCGGTGTTCAGACGATCATGTACCCCGTGAAGGACCTCGCCCGGGCGAAGGCCATCTTCGGCGCTCTGCTGGGCGTGGAGCCGTATGCGGACGAGCCGTATTACGTCGGCTACAAGGACGCCGGGCAGGACGTCGGGCTCGACCCCAACGGGCATGCGAAGGGCATGACGGGGCCGGTGCCGTACTGGCACGTCGAGGACATCCGAGTGACCCGCACGGCTCTGCTGGAGGCCGGTGCCGAGTCGCTCCAGGATGTGCAGGACGTGGGCGGCGGGCGGCTGATCGCGTTCCTGAAGGATCCCGAGGGGAACATGATCGGGCTGCTCCAGGACACCGAGAAGTGATCGGTCCCGGGCTGTTGCACATGCACTAGTTGCATTGTAAACAAATGGCCGCTTCGGTGCTACCGTGCAGTTATGGCAGCGAAGACGGCCGGTGCAGGGCTAGAGGAACGGTGGCGGGACATCCTGTCCGTGCACGCGCGCACGATGTGCGAGATCGACCGCGTGCTGCATCCGCACGGGCTGGGAGCGAGCGACTTCGAAGTGCTCGACATCCTCGCCACCGCCTCGCCCGAAGAGGGCGAGCAGTGCCGGGTGCAGAACCTCGTCGGACGGGTGCATCTGAGCCAGAGCGCACTGTCCCGGCTGATCGGCCGGCTGGAGAAGGAAGGCCTGGTCCAGCGGTCCATCTGCGTCGAGGACCGGCGCGGCGTCTACGTCACCCTCACCGCCAAGGGCCGTGATCTGCACGCCGAGGTGCTGCCGCTGCAGCGGGACGTGCTGGCCCGTATGCTCCACGGCTGACCCGGGGCCCGGCGGACCGTTCTAAATCCCGGCCCCCTGGGCATCATCACTCCCAGAAACCCTGTGGGGACGGGGAGACACCGACTTGGCCGTGGACGAGGACGGTACCGCCGAGTTCATCACGTACACGACGCGTTCAGTGGAGGAGAGCCACGACGCCATAGCGGCCCACTACTACGACCTCCGTCTCGAAGTGGCCGGTCCCGCCTCGGAGTTCTGCACCACCCTCGGCGTCGTCGACCTCGGCTCGCTGGTCGTGGGCGATGTGTCGTTCGGCACCGACGTGCGGATGAGCTTCGGCGAACCGGGCGTCTATCACGTGGCCGTGCCACTGGAGGGCGGCTTCCGTCTCCAACAGGGCCGCGGCGACGCCCTGTTCGCCACCCCGCAGCGGGCCCTCTTCTTCG of the Streptomyces sp. NBC_00287 genome contains:
- the rox gene encoding rifampin monooxygenase is translated as MDSSQFTAEPSPSDTVERDFDVIIAGCGPTGAMLAAELRLHDVRVLVLEKETEPVSFVRIVGLHMRSLELMAMRGLLDRLLEHGRQRPAAGFFAAIPKPAPKGLDSAHAYLLGIPQPVIVHLLEEHALAMGAQVRHGCAVAGFEQDDEGVTVELADGELLRARYLVGCDGGRSTVRKLLGVGFPGEPSRTETLMGEMEVGVPQEEIAAKATELRETPQRFWLRPFGEGVYSVLVPAAGVSDRAQPPTLEDFKQQLRAIAGTDFGVHSPRWLSRFGDATRLAERYRVGRVLLAGDAAHIHPPIGGQGLNLGVQDAFNLGWKLAAQVRGWAPETLLDTYQAERHPVAEEVLDNTRAQTELLSIEPGPQAVRRLLTELMGFDEVNRHLIEKITAIGIRYDFGAGPDLLGRRLPDVDVKQGHLYGLLHRGRGLLLDRTERLTVGGWSDRVDYLADPTAALDVPCVLLRPDGHVTWIGDDQQDLADHLSRWFGKPTRRRGR
- a CDS encoding VOC family protein, which encodes MTAGVQTIMYPVKDLARAKAIFGALLGVEPYADEPYYVGYKDAGQDVGLDPNGHAKGMTGPVPYWHVEDIRVTRTALLEAGAESLQDVQDVGGGRLIAFLKDPEGNMIGLLQDTEK
- a CDS encoding MarR family winged helix-turn-helix transcriptional regulator yields the protein MAAKTAGAGLEERWRDILSVHARTMCEIDRVLHPHGLGASDFEVLDILATASPEEGEQCRVQNLVGRVHLSQSALSRLIGRLEKEGLVQRSICVEDRRGVYVTLTAKGRDLHAEVLPLQRDVLARMLHG